CTTGGTTTTTATGTTGAAGAGAAGAATAAATACAGCCCTGTGGATTTTGGTATCATTGATTTAGCCAGGGTGGGGGAGGGTTTCCGATGAAGCCCCTGATCGTTATTATCGGACCGACAGCAGTCGGCAAGAGTGCTCTTGGCGTCGAACTGGCACTCAGGCTGAACGGAGAAATCATTTCCGGGGATTCCGTTCAGGTTTACCGGAAGCTTGATATCGGATCAGCAAAACCATCGAAGGCTGAACAGAAGGGTGTGCCGCATCATCTGATCGATCTGCTTGATCCGGCTGAACCGTTTACAGTGGCAGGATTTCAGTCTCAGGCCAGAAAATGGATTGAGAATATTCAAGCCAAAGGGAAAATCCCGATTGTCGTTGGCGGAACGGGACTTTACATTCGTTCAATTTTGGATGAATTTGAATTTCCGGAAGAAGGATCGGACCCAATCAAGCAAAAGTGGCTGGCTTATGCCAATCAGCATGGCAATAAGGAGCTGCATCAAAGACTCGCGGAATGTGATCGGGCTTCTGCCGAAAAACTTCATGTGAACGATACTGCAAGAATTGTCAGGGCCCTGGAGATCTTTGAATTAACCGGCAAACCATTATCTGAACAAAGGTCATACATGGAAAAAATGTACGCTGAATTGGATGAATCAGTCATTTATTTAGGGCTGACGGCTCCAAGAGACGTGATTTATGAACAAATCAATGAGCGTTGCCATAAAATGGTAGATTGTGGTATAATCGGAGAAACTTTACGTTTACTCCAGGAGGGCTATTCACCAAGGCTAAAATCCCTTCAAACCATCGGCTACCGTCATGTTGTTTATTTTTTGAGAGGTTTGGTCACCCAAAAAGAAATGCTGCGTCTGCTTCAGAGAGATA
The window above is part of the Dehalobacter sp. genome. Proteins encoded here:
- the miaA gene encoding tRNA (adenosine(37)-N6)-dimethylallyltransferase MiaA — its product is MKPLIVIIGPTAVGKSALGVELALRLNGEIISGDSVQVYRKLDIGSAKPSKAEQKGVPHHLIDLLDPAEPFTVAGFQSQARKWIENIQAKGKIPIVVGGTGLYIRSILDEFEFPEEGSDPIKQKWLAYANQHGNKELHQRLAECDRASAEKLHVNDTARIVRALEIFELTGKPLSEQRSYMEKMYAELDESVIYLGLTAPRDVIYEQINERCHKMVDCGIIGETLRLLQEGYSPRLKSLQTIGYRHVVYFLRGLVTQKEMLRLLQRDTRHFAKRQLTWFRRDPRIKWYDVTECSAKQILDEICDSLDLHSDGN